From Streptomyces sp. GSL17-111, one genomic window encodes:
- a CDS encoding acetyl-CoA C-acetyltransferase, producing MPEAVIVSAARSPIGRAFKGSLKDVRPDDLTTEIVRTALAKVPQLDPRDIDDLMLGCGLPGGEQGHNLGRVVAVQLGMDHLPGCTITRYCSSSLQTTRMALHAIKAGEGDVFISAGVETVSRSVNGTSDGMPGTHNPIFADAEARTAARAEQGGEGWTDPRENGELPDVYLAMGQTAENLARLKGVTRRDMDEFGVRSQNLAEKAIADGFWEREITPVTTPDGTVVSKDDGPRAGVTLEGVEGLKPVFRPDGLVTAGNCCPLNDGAAALVVMSDTKAHELGITPLARVVSTGVSGLSPEIMGYGPVEASKQALARAGLTIGDIDLVEINEAFAAQVIPSYRDLGIDLDRLNVNGGAIAVGHPFGMTGARITTTLINSLQWHDKQFALETMCVGGGQGMAMVLERLS from the coding sequence ATGCCCGAAGCAGTGATCGTTTCTGCCGCCCGCTCACCCATCGGACGTGCCTTCAAGGGGTCGCTCAAGGACGTCCGTCCTGACGACCTCACCACGGAGATCGTGCGCACCGCCCTGGCCAAGGTCCCGCAGCTCGACCCGCGCGACATCGACGACCTCATGCTCGGCTGCGGCCTGCCCGGTGGCGAGCAGGGCCACAACCTCGGCCGGGTGGTCGCCGTGCAGCTCGGCATGGACCACCTGCCCGGCTGCACCATCACCCGGTACTGCTCCTCCTCGCTCCAGACGACGCGGATGGCCCTGCACGCCATCAAGGCCGGGGAGGGCGACGTCTTCATCTCGGCCGGTGTCGAGACCGTCTCCCGCAGTGTGAACGGCACCTCGGACGGGATGCCCGGCACGCACAACCCGATCTTCGCCGACGCCGAGGCCCGCACCGCCGCCCGCGCCGAGCAGGGCGGCGAGGGCTGGACCGACCCGCGCGAGAACGGCGAGCTGCCCGACGTGTACCTCGCGATGGGGCAGACGGCGGAGAACCTGGCCCGGCTGAAGGGCGTGACCCGTCGGGACATGGACGAGTTCGGCGTCCGCTCGCAGAACCTCGCCGAGAAGGCCATCGCGGACGGCTTCTGGGAGCGCGAGATCACCCCGGTGACCACGCCGGACGGCACGGTCGTCAGCAAGGACGACGGCCCGCGCGCCGGCGTCACCCTGGAGGGCGTCGAGGGCCTCAAGCCCGTCTTCCGCCCCGACGGACTGGTGACGGCGGGCAACTGCTGCCCGCTCAACGACGGCGCTGCCGCGCTGGTCGTCATGTCCGACACGAAGGCCCACGAGCTGGGCATCACGCCGTTGGCCCGCGTGGTCTCCACCGGTGTGTCGGGGCTGTCGCCCGAGATCATGGGCTACGGCCCCGTCGAGGCCAGCAAGCAGGCCCTCGCGCGGGCCGGTCTGACGATCGGTGACATCGACCTCGTCGAGATCAACGAGGCGTTCGCAGCACAGGTGATCCCCTCCTACCGGGACCTGGGCATCGACCTGGACCGGCTGAACGTCAACGGCGGTGCGATCGCCGTCGGTCACCCCTTCGGCATGACCGGTGCGCGCATCACCACGACGCTGATCAACTCGCTCCAGTGGCACGACAAGCAGTTCGCCCTGGAGACGATGTGCGTCGGCGGCGGACAGGGCATGGCCATGGTCCTCGAACGGCTCAGCTGA
- a CDS encoding diaminopimelate decarboxylase, with amino-acid sequence MNAETPDPTPPAPAGDPAARRDAAVRAAVEQRLLTEEEPVAALLDVDTVREAVTSLDDAFRAVTAPGTPVLHTFAVKAASLVPVLALLAAEGLGCEVASPGELALARAAGVDPERIVLDSPAKTPAELRRALALGVALNADNPEELARIDALTGPDGPRSPVGLRLNPQTGAGSIDAMSTATATSKFGVALRDDGARAWVLRAYAERPWLTSVHVHTGSQGMPLDQLADGVAVAWELAEEVNAAAGRQQVRTVNLGGGLPVNFGSDQTDPTFTDYARLLRAHVPGLFDGRYRLVTEFGRSLLAKAGTTVARVEYAKSAGGRRIAVTHAGAQVAVRTVFAPTSWPLRVAAYDASGRPRRGPHVTQDVAGPCCFAGDLVATGRELPELRSGDVVGLLDTGAYYASTPFGYNALPRPGVYGYRVGRDGVRFATVRAPQTPAELLAEYGGATPEALLNVAVRPAGR; translated from the coding sequence ATGAACGCCGAGACGCCCGACCCCACCCCGCCCGCACCGGCCGGTGATCCGGCCGCCCGCCGCGACGCCGCCGTCCGGGCGGCGGTCGAACAGCGGCTCCTCACCGAGGAGGAGCCGGTCGCCGCCCTGCTCGACGTGGACACCGTCCGCGAGGCCGTCACCTCCCTGGACGACGCCTTCCGCGCGGTGACGGCCCCCGGCACCCCGGTACTGCACACCTTCGCCGTGAAGGCGGCCTCCCTCGTCCCCGTCCTCGCCCTGCTGGCCGCCGAGGGGCTCGGCTGCGAGGTGGCCAGCCCCGGCGAGCTGGCCCTGGCCCGCGCGGCCGGGGTCGATCCGGAGCGCATCGTGCTCGACTCCCCGGCCAAGACGCCCGCCGAGCTGCGCCGCGCCCTCGCCCTCGGCGTCGCCCTCAACGCCGACAACCCCGAGGAGCTGGCCCGCATCGACGCCCTGACCGGCCCGGACGGCCCCCGCTCCCCCGTCGGCCTGCGCCTCAACCCGCAGACCGGCGCGGGCTCCATCGACGCCATGAGCACCGCCACCGCCACGTCCAAGTTCGGCGTGGCGCTGCGGGACGACGGCGCGCGCGCCTGGGTGCTGCGGGCCTACGCGGAGCGGCCGTGGCTCACCTCCGTGCACGTCCACACCGGCTCGCAGGGCATGCCGCTCGACCAGCTCGCCGACGGCGTGGCGGTGGCCTGGGAACTGGCCGAGGAGGTCAACGCCGCAGCGGGGCGGCAGCAGGTGCGGACCGTCAACCTCGGCGGCGGGCTGCCCGTCAACTTCGGCTCCGACCAGACCGACCCGACGTTCACCGACTACGCCCGGCTGCTGCGGGCCCACGTGCCCGGGCTGTTCGACGGCCGCTACCGGCTCGTCACAGAGTTCGGCCGCTCGTTGCTGGCCAAGGCCGGCACGACGGTGGCCCGCGTGGAGTACGCGAAATCGGCCGGCGGGCGGCGCATCGCGGTGACGCACGCGGGCGCCCAGGTGGCGGTGCGCACGGTCTTCGCGCCGACGTCCTGGCCGCTGCGGGTCGCCGCCTACGACGCCTCCGGCCGCCCACGGCGGGGGCCGCACGTCACGCAGGACGTCGCCGGGCCGTGCTGCTTCGCCGGGGACCTCGTGGCCACCGGCCGGGAACTGCCGGAGCTGCGCTCGGGGGACGTCGTCGGGCTGCTCGACACCGGCGCCTACTACGCCTCCACCCCGTTCGGCTACAACGCGCTGCCCCGACCCGGCGTCTACGGCTACCGGGTGGGGCGGGACGGCGTGCGGTTCGCGACCGTGCGGGCGCCGCAGACGCCCGCCGAACTGCTCGCGGAGTACGGCGGGGCGACGCCCGAGGCCCTGCTGAACGTGGCCGTCCGGCCGGCGGGCCGCTGA
- the hutI gene encoding imidazolonepropionase, whose amino-acid sequence MAAATTLIRDIGTLVTGDPELGEGPLGVIRQAALLIEDDHVAWAGPAARAPAADTAHDAGGRACLPGFVDSHSHLVFAGDRTEEFNARMSGRAYTAGGIRTTVAATRAASDAELAATLDRYVREALRQGTTTLETKSGYGLTPQEEARALRIAAERLEEVTYLGAHVVAPEYAGTDADVARYVDLVTGPMLDACAPHARWVDVFCERGAFDGDQARAVLTAGMARGLLPRVHANQLSHGPGVQLAVELGAASADHCTHLTDADVEALADGDTVATLLPGCEFSTRAEYPDARRLLDAGVTVALSTDCNPGSSFTSSMPFCIAVAVREMGMTPDEALWSATVGGAAALRREDVGRLRPGARADLMLLDAPSHVHLAYRPGVPLVTDVWQRGARVVHR is encoded by the coding sequence ATGGCCGCCGCGACCACCCTCATCCGCGACATCGGGACGCTGGTCACCGGCGACCCGGAGCTGGGGGAGGGCCCCCTCGGCGTCATCCGGCAGGCGGCCCTCCTCATCGAGGACGACCACGTCGCCTGGGCCGGGCCCGCCGCGCGGGCCCCCGCCGCCGACACCGCCCACGACGCCGGGGGCCGCGCCTGCCTCCCCGGCTTCGTCGACTCCCACTCCCACCTCGTCTTCGCCGGGGACCGCACCGAGGAGTTCAACGCCCGGATGTCGGGCCGCGCGTACACGGCGGGCGGCATCCGCACCACCGTCGCCGCCACCCGCGCCGCGAGCGACGCGGAACTGGCCGCCACGCTCGACCGCTACGTGCGCGAGGCGCTGCGTCAGGGCACCACCACGCTGGAGACCAAGTCCGGCTACGGGCTCACCCCGCAGGAGGAGGCCCGGGCCCTGCGCATCGCCGCCGAGCGCCTGGAGGAGGTCACCTACCTCGGCGCTCACGTCGTCGCCCCCGAGTACGCGGGCACCGACGCGGACGTGGCCCGCTACGTCGACCTCGTCACCGGGCCCATGCTCGACGCCTGCGCGCCGCACGCCCGCTGGGTGGACGTCTTCTGCGAACGCGGCGCCTTCGACGGCGACCAGGCCCGCGCCGTCCTCACCGCCGGTATGGCGCGCGGCCTGCTGCCCCGCGTCCACGCCAACCAGCTCTCCCACGGCCCCGGCGTCCAGCTCGCCGTGGAGCTCGGCGCCGCCTCCGCCGACCACTGCACCCACCTCACCGACGCCGACGTCGAGGCCCTGGCGGACGGCGACACCGTCGCCACGCTGCTGCCCGGCTGCGAGTTCTCCACCCGCGCGGAGTACCCCGACGCCCGGCGGCTGCTGGACGCGGGGGTGACGGTCGCCCTGTCCACGGACTGCAACCCCGGCTCCTCCTTCACCAGCTCCATGCCCTTCTGCATCGCCGTCGCCGTCCGTGAGATGGGCATGACGCCGGACGAGGCGCTGTGGTCCGCCACCGTCGGCGGGGCCGCCGCCCTGCGCCGCGAGGACGTCGGCCGGCTGCGCCCCGGCGCCCGCGCGGACCTGATGCTGCTGGACGCCCCCAGCCACGTCCACCTCGCCTACCGTCCCGGCGTGCCGCTGGTGACCGACGTCTGGCAGCGGGGCGCACGCGTCGTGCACCGATGA
- a CDS encoding TIGR03086 family metal-binding protein, whose protein sequence is MTPWPDGTELLERAIGYALGALGDVAAPALTRPTPCRGWDLRTLLRHLDASLDALREGVECGRVAPEPTCEASGDAADPVPAVRERAARLLAAATTADRSAGGPPPAGTAGARPLALGAVTSAGALEIAVHGWDVHRARGRLDRPVPEALAAELLRVAPLLVPPASGRAPLFAAARAVPSSASPGERLVAYLGRDPHAPPPGG, encoded by the coding sequence GTGACGCCCTGGCCGGACGGCACGGAACTGCTGGAGCGCGCGATCGGCTACGCCCTGGGCGCCCTCGGGGACGTGGCGGCCCCCGCGCTCACCCGTCCCACCCCGTGCCGGGGCTGGGACCTGCGCACGCTCCTGCGTCACCTGGACGCCTCGCTCGACGCCCTCCGGGAAGGAGTGGAGTGCGGCCGCGTCGCGCCGGAGCCGACGTGCGAAGCGTCCGGGGACGCCGCCGACCCGGTGCCGGCCGTGCGGGAACGCGCGGCGCGGCTGCTGGCGGCCGCGACGACGGCGGACCGGTCGGCGGGCGGCCCGCCGCCCGCCGGAACCGCGGGCGCCCGTCCGCTCGCCCTCGGGGCGGTGACGAGCGCCGGAGCGCTGGAGATCGCCGTGCACGGCTGGGACGTCCACCGGGCCCGGGGCCGCCTCGACCGGCCGGTGCCCGAGGCGCTGGCCGCCGAGCTGCTGCGGGTCGCGCCGCTGCTGGTGCCGCCCGCGTCCGGTCGCGCGCCCCTGTTCGCCGCCGCCCGCGCGGTGCCGTCCTCGGCCTCCCCGGGCGAGCGCCTGGTCGCCTACCTCGGCCGCGACCCGCACGCCCCACCCCCGGGTGGTTAG
- a CDS encoding Bax inhibitor-1/YccA family membrane protein yields MRSSNPVFSRRGFSRDGHAGFQAGQPQAGNPYAAAPTGNPYAQPQAGNPYAQPQQGTGFPPAAPPQTDRMTMDDVVSRTAMTLGTVVLAATGAWVLNVGLGIALVAAFVAFGLGMWQAFKRQASPALIMAYAVFEGVFLGAMSNFINQYAPGAAMQAVIGTMAVFGAVLFLYKSRIIRVNARFARFAIAAGIGYGLLCLVNLGFALFGAGDGWGFRTGGIGILMGIAGVVIASLFLALDFKQVEDGIAYGAPREEAWLAAFGLTMTLAWIYFEFLRLAFILNSGD; encoded by the coding sequence ATGAGGAGCAGCAACCCGGTCTTCTCGCGTCGGGGGTTCAGTCGGGACGGGCACGCCGGCTTCCAGGCCGGTCAGCCGCAGGCCGGGAACCCCTACGCGGCGGCCCCCACGGGCAACCCGTACGCGCAGCCCCAGGCAGGCAACCCCTACGCCCAGCCGCAGCAGGGAACGGGCTTCCCGCCCGCCGCCCCGCCGCAGACCGACCGCATGACGATGGACGACGTCGTCTCGCGCACCGCGATGACGCTCGGCACCGTCGTGCTGGCCGCCACCGGCGCCTGGGTGCTGAACGTCGGCCTGGGCATCGCCCTGGTCGCGGCGTTCGTCGCATTCGGCCTCGGGATGTGGCAGGCGTTCAAGCGCCAGGCGTCGCCGGCCCTGATCATGGCCTACGCCGTGTTCGAGGGCGTCTTCCTCGGCGCGATGAGCAACTTCATCAACCAGTACGCACCGGGTGCCGCCATGCAGGCGGTGATCGGCACCATGGCCGTCTTCGGCGCGGTGCTGTTCCTGTACAAGTCCCGGATCATCCGGGTCAACGCCCGCTTCGCCCGCTTCGCCATCGCGGCGGGCATCGGCTACGGGCTGCTGTGCCTGGTGAACCTCGGCTTCGCGCTGTTCGGCGCGGGTGACGGCTGGGGCTTCCGCACCGGGGGCATCGGCATCCTGATGGGCATCGCCGGCGTCGTCATCGCCTCGCTGTTCCTCGCTCTGGACTTCAAGCAGGTCGAGGACGGCATCGCCTACGGCGCGCCGCGCGAGGAGGCATGGCTGGCCGCCTTCGGTCTGACCATGACCCTGGCCTGGATCTACTTCGAGTTCCTGCGCCTGGCGTTCATCCTCAACAGCGGTGACTGA
- a CDS encoding MurR/RpiR family transcriptional regulator, which yields MAGAAARLHKLFEGHRLTPTQRRIAHCMVRRADDAPFLSSVELAELAGVSQPSVTRFAVALGFDGYPALRRHLREAPGDGGAEADVDATANAYQQAVRAEIENLRLLAAQLADPAPVAEAARVLAASRPLPVLGLRAASAQARGFAYFAAKVHPDVRLLDEGGTMLADRIDTAARAGASALLCFALPRHPREVLDALEQARAVGLRVVLVADSAFAPVARPEDILLPAAVGTGLVFDTACAPMLLGRVLLEAMCDELPEAQARLEEFDARAAERGLFLP from the coding sequence ATGGCCGGCGCGGCGGCGCGGCTGCACAAGCTGTTCGAGGGACACCGGCTGACCCCGACGCAGCGGCGGATCGCGCACTGCATGGTGCGGCGGGCCGACGACGCGCCGTTCCTCTCCAGCGTGGAGCTGGCCGAGCTGGCCGGTGTGAGCCAGCCCTCGGTCACCCGTTTCGCGGTCGCGCTGGGCTTCGACGGCTATCCGGCGCTCCGCCGCCACCTGCGGGAGGCGCCCGGCGACGGCGGGGCGGAGGCGGACGTCGACGCGACGGCGAACGCCTACCAGCAGGCCGTCCGGGCGGAGATCGAGAACCTGCGCCTGCTGGCGGCCCAGCTCGCCGACCCCGCCCCCGTCGCCGAGGCCGCGCGCGTCCTGGCGGCCTCCCGGCCGCTGCCCGTCCTCGGACTGCGCGCGGCGTCGGCGCAGGCGCGCGGGTTCGCGTACTTCGCCGCCAAGGTCCACCCCGACGTCCGGCTGCTCGACGAGGGCGGCACGATGCTGGCCGACCGCATCGACACCGCAGCCCGGGCCGGGGCCAGCGCGCTGCTGTGCTTCGCGCTGCCCCGGCACCCGCGCGAGGTGCTGGACGCCCTTGAGCAGGCCCGCGCGGTGGGCCTGCGCGTCGTCCTGGTCGCCGACAGCGCGTTCGCGCCGGTGGCGCGGCCGGAGGACATCCTGCTGCCCGCAGCCGTCGGCACCGGGCTCGTCTTCGACACCGCCTGCGCGCCGATGCTGCTGGGCAGGGTACTGCTGGAGGCGATGTGCGACGAACTCCCGGAGGCGCAGGCCCGGCTGGAGGAGTTCGACGCGCGGGCCGCCGAGCGGGGGCTGTTCCTGCCCTGA
- a CDS encoding formimidoylglutamate deiminase, whose amino-acid sequence MPVTYWAEHLWLEDRVVPGVALDVADGRVAAVRRDVPAPPPGAEVLRGFTLPGTANAHSHAFHRALRGHVQAGSGDFWTWRDQMYRVADRLTPDTYHALARAVYAEMALAGITCVGEFHYLHHTPGGRPYADPNAMGRALVAAAAEAGVRITLLDTCYLSAGFGQPPTRPQLRFSDGTAEAWAERAGALPEDANTRIGAAVHSVRAVPADQLETVARWAEERRAPLHVHLSEQPAENAACQDAHGRTPTRLLADHGVLGPRTVAVHATHLTDADVAALGTAATGVCMCPTTERDLADGIGPAVALQRAGSPLSLGSDSHAVIDLFEEARAMELDERLRTRRRGHWSAAGLLHAATAAGHAALGWPEAGRIVVGAPADLTTVALDTVRTAGPPPSLAAETAVHAATAADVRHTVVAGRYVVRDGVHTTVPDPAAALASAITAVTDPA is encoded by the coding sequence GTGCCGGTGACCTACTGGGCCGAACACCTCTGGCTGGAGGACCGCGTGGTCCCCGGCGTGGCCCTGGACGTCGCGGACGGCCGCGTCGCCGCCGTCCGCCGGGACGTGCCCGCCCCGCCGCCCGGCGCCGAGGTGCTGCGCGGCTTCACCCTCCCGGGCACGGCCAACGCGCACAGCCACGCCTTCCACCGGGCCCTGCGCGGCCACGTCCAGGCGGGCAGCGGCGACTTCTGGACCTGGCGCGACCAGATGTACCGCGTCGCCGACCGCCTCACCCCCGACACGTACCACGCGCTGGCGCGGGCCGTGTACGCCGAGATGGCGCTCGCCGGGATCACCTGCGTCGGTGAGTTCCACTACCTGCACCACACCCCCGGCGGGCGGCCCTATGCCGATCCGAACGCCATGGGCCGGGCACTCGTCGCCGCCGCCGCCGAGGCGGGCGTCCGCATCACCCTGCTCGACACCTGCTACCTGTCCGCCGGCTTCGGGCAGCCGCCCACCCGGCCGCAGCTGCGGTTCTCCGACGGCACCGCCGAGGCGTGGGCCGAACGGGCGGGCGCCCTCCCGGAGGACGCCAACACGCGGATCGGCGCCGCCGTCCACTCCGTGCGCGCCGTGCCCGCCGACCAGCTGGAGACCGTCGCCCGGTGGGCGGAGGAACGCCGCGCGCCCCTGCACGTCCACCTCTCCGAGCAGCCCGCCGAGAACGCGGCCTGCCAGGACGCCCACGGCCGCACCCCCACCCGGCTCCTCGCCGACCACGGGGTGCTCGGCCCGCGCACCGTCGCCGTCCACGCCACGCACCTGACGGACGCCGACGTCGCCGCCCTCGGCACCGCGGCCACCGGCGTGTGCATGTGCCCCACCACCGAACGTGACCTCGCCGACGGCATCGGCCCGGCCGTCGCCCTCCAGCGCGCCGGCAGCCCGCTGTCCCTCGGCAGCGACAGCCACGCCGTGATCGACCTGTTCGAGGAGGCCCGCGCAATGGAGCTCGACGAGCGGCTGCGCACCCGGCGGCGCGGCCACTGGAGCGCCGCCGGGCTGCTGCACGCGGCGACGGCGGCCGGGCACGCCGCCCTCGGCTGGCCGGAGGCGGGCCGGATCGTCGTCGGAGCACCCGCCGACCTCACCACCGTCGCGCTGGACACCGTCCGCACCGCCGGGCCCCCGCCGTCGCTCGCCGCCGAGACGGCCGTCCACGCGGCGACGGCGGCGGACGTCCGGCACACGGTCGTGGCCGGGCGGTACGTCGTGCGGGACGGCGTCCACACCACCGTGCCCGACCCCGCCGCCGCCCTGGCCTCGGCGATCACGGCCGTCACCGACCCCGCCTGA
- a CDS encoding allantoate amidohydrolase, whose protein sequence is MWRDLAAIGRDAGTGGYRRYAWTPADTDCRAWFRDQATARGLVCETDRNGNQWAWQGDPSAGDAVVTGSHLDSVPDGGAFDGPLGVVSAFAALDELRARGAEPTRPLAVVNFGDEEGARFGVACTGSRLSAGKLTPEAARRLRDADGVSLAHAMEHAGYDPEALGPDPGRLARIGAFVELHVEQGRALAETPHPVGVASAIWPHGRWRFDFHGEANHAGTTRLADRHDPMLTYARTVLAARTEAAAAGALATFGKIAVDPGGVNAIASRVRAWLDSRAPDEKTLDALVTAVRDAAAEHASGEGVRVEVTRESFTPVVDFAHDLRDRIADRLDGAPVLPTGAGHDAGILADAVPTAMLFVRNPTGVSHSPAERATEDDCLAGVGALADVLEDLACR, encoded by the coding sequence ATGTGGCGGGACCTGGCGGCCATCGGCCGCGACGCCGGCACCGGCGGCTACCGCCGCTACGCCTGGACGCCCGCCGACACCGACTGCCGCGCCTGGTTCCGGGACCAGGCGACGGCCCGTGGCCTGGTCTGCGAGACCGACCGCAACGGCAACCAGTGGGCCTGGCAGGGCGACCCGTCCGCCGGTGACGCCGTCGTCACCGGCTCCCACCTGGACTCCGTCCCCGACGGCGGCGCCTTCGACGGCCCGCTCGGCGTCGTCTCCGCCTTCGCCGCGCTCGACGAGCTGCGCGCCCGGGGCGCCGAACCGACGCGCCCGCTCGCCGTCGTCAACTTCGGAGACGAGGAGGGTGCCCGCTTCGGGGTGGCCTGCACCGGCTCCCGGCTGAGCGCGGGCAAGCTCACGCCCGAGGCCGCCCGGCGGCTGCGGGACGCCGACGGCGTCAGCCTGGCGCACGCCATGGAGCACGCCGGGTACGACCCGGAGGCCCTCGGGCCCGACCCCGGGAGGCTGGCCCGCATCGGCGCCTTCGTCGAGCTGCACGTCGAACAGGGCCGCGCGCTGGCCGAGACCCCGCACCCCGTCGGCGTCGCCTCCGCGATCTGGCCGCACGGCCGCTGGCGGTTCGACTTCCACGGCGAGGCCAACCACGCGGGCACCACCCGGCTCGCCGACCGGCACGACCCGATGCTCACCTACGCCCGCACGGTCCTCGCCGCCCGCACCGAGGCGGCGGCGGCCGGGGCCCTGGCGACCTTCGGCAAGATCGCCGTGGACCCGGGCGGCGTCAACGCCATCGCCTCCCGCGTCCGCGCCTGGCTGGACTCCCGCGCCCCCGACGAGAAGACGCTCGACGCCCTGGTCACCGCCGTCCGGGACGCGGCGGCGGAGCACGCGAGCGGCGAGGGGGTGCGCGTCGAGGTCACCCGCGAGTCGTTCACCCCGGTGGTGGACTTCGCGCACGACCTGCGCGACCGCATCGCCGACCGGCTCGACGGCGCCCCCGTGCTGCCCACCGGCGCGGGACACGACGCCGGCATCCTGGCCGACGCCGTTCCGACCGCCATGCTGTTCGTGCGCAACCCGACCGGCGTCTCCCACTCGCCCGCCGAACGGGCCACCGAGGACGACTGCCTCGCCGGGGTCGGGGCGCTCGCCGACGTACTGGAGGACCTCGCGTGCCGGTGA
- a CDS encoding DUF4287 domain-containing protein — MSQLFSDETHQNLLSRIPACTGREVCDWMRTVDDGPSFFRFEDKVNWLRGEHQLAYGHAKAIIHEHDLRRGRAARKH, encoded by the coding sequence ATGTCCCAACTCTTCTCCGACGAGACCCATCAGAACCTGCTGTCCCGCATCCCCGCGTGCACGGGCCGGGAGGTCTGCGACTGGATGCGGACCGTCGACGACGGCCCGTCCTTCTTCCGCTTCGAGGACAAGGTGAACTGGCTGCGCGGGGAGCATCAGCTCGCCTACGGCCACGCCAAGGCCATCATCCACGAGCACGACCTCCGCCGCGGCCGTGCCGCCCGCAAGCACTGA
- the hutU gene encoding urocanate hydratase: MAQAGHSGPRTVRSPRGSDLSAQGWQQEAALRMLQNNLDPEVAEHPDRLVVYGGTGKAARDWRSFDAMVRTLRTLKDDETMLVQSGRPVGVMTTHEWAPRVLLANSNLVGDWANWEEFRRLEQLGLTMYGQMTAGSWIYIGTQGILQGTYETFAAVAAKRFGGSLAGTITLTAGLGGMGGAQPLAITMNDGVALCVDCDPRAIDRRIEHRYLDERADSLEHALELATAARDQRRPLSIGVLGNAAELLPRLLAMGAPIDIVTDQTSAHDPLAYLPLGVDFADMAAYAAEKPADFTARARESMARHVEAMVGFQDAGAEVFDYGNSIRGEAQLAGYGRAFAFPGFVPAYIRPLFCEGKGPFRWAALSGDPKDIHATDRAILDLFPENESLARWIRLAGERVHFQGLPARICWLGQGERDRAGERFNDMVASGELSAPVVIGRDHLDCGSVASPYRETEAMLDGSDAIADWPLLNAMVNVASGASWVSVHHGGGVGMGRSLHAGQVTVADGTPLAGEKIRRVLTNDPGMGVIRHVDAGYEQAEAVAAERGVRVPMREGPAPDGEGDGADERGEGAA; encoded by the coding sequence ATGGCACAGGCAGGGCACAGCGGACCGCGTACCGTGCGGTCCCCGCGCGGCAGCGACCTCAGCGCTCAGGGGTGGCAGCAGGAGGCCGCCCTCCGGATGCTGCAGAACAACCTCGACCCCGAGGTCGCCGAACACCCCGACCGGCTCGTCGTCTACGGCGGCACCGGCAAGGCCGCCCGCGACTGGCGCTCCTTCGACGCCATGGTCCGCACCCTGCGCACCCTCAAGGACGACGAGACGATGCTCGTCCAGTCCGGCCGGCCGGTCGGCGTCATGACGACGCACGAGTGGGCGCCGCGCGTCCTGCTGGCCAACTCCAACCTCGTCGGCGACTGGGCCAACTGGGAGGAGTTCCGCCGCCTGGAGCAGCTGGGCCTGACGATGTACGGCCAGATGACGGCGGGTTCCTGGATCTACATCGGCACCCAGGGCATCCTCCAGGGCACCTACGAGACGTTCGCCGCCGTCGCCGCCAAGCGCTTCGGCGGCTCGCTGGCCGGGACGATCACCCTCACCGCGGGCCTCGGCGGCATGGGCGGCGCCCAGCCGCTCGCGATCACCATGAACGACGGCGTCGCGCTGTGCGTCGACTGCGACCCGCGCGCCATCGACCGCCGCATCGAGCACCGCTACCTCGACGAGCGCGCCGACTCCCTGGAACACGCCCTGGAGCTGGCCACCGCCGCCCGGGACCAGCGCCGGCCGCTGTCGATCGGCGTGCTCGGCAACGCGGCCGAGCTGCTGCCCCGGCTGCTGGCCATGGGCGCCCCGATCGACATCGTCACCGACCAGACCAGCGCCCACGACCCGCTGGCCTACCTGCCCCTCGGCGTCGACTTCGCCGACATGGCCGCCTACGCCGCCGAAAAGCCCGCCGACTTCACCGCCCGCGCCCGCGAGTCGATGGCGCGGCACGTGGAGGCGATGGTCGGCTTCCAGGACGCGGGCGCCGAGGTCTTCGACTACGGCAACTCCATTCGGGGCGAGGCGCAGCTCGCCGGGTACGGCCGGGCGTTCGCCTTCCCCGGCTTCGTCCCCGCCTACATCCGGCCGCTGTTCTGCGAGGGGAAGGGCCCGTTCCGCTGGGCGGCCCTCAGCGGCGACCCGAAGGACATCCACGCCACCGACCGCGCGATCCTCGACCTCTTCCCCGAGAACGAGTCGCTGGCCCGCTGGATCAGGCTGGCCGGGGAGCGCGTCCACTTCCAGGGGCTGCCCGCCCGCATCTGCTGGCTCGGTCAGGGCGAACGCGACCGCGCCGGGGAGCGGTTCAACGACATGGTGGCGAGCGGCGAGCTGTCCGCGCCCGTCGTCATCGGCCGCGACCACCTGGACTGCGGCTCGGTCGCCTCCCCCTACCGGGAGACGGAGGCCATGCTCGACGGCTCGGACGCCATCGCCGACTGGCCGCTGCTGAACGCCATGGTCAACGTCGCCTCCGGCGCCTCCTGGGTCTCCGTCCACCACGGCGGCGGCGTCGGCATGGGCCGCTCGCTGCACGCCGGCCAGGTCACGGTGGCCGACGGCACCCCGCTGGCCGGGGAGAAGATCCGCCGCGTCCTCACCAACGACCCGGGCATGGGCGTCATCCGGCACGTCGACGCGGGCTACGAACAGGCCGAAGCCGTCGCCGCCGAGCGCGGGGTGCGGGTGCCGATGCGCGAAGGGCCCGCGCCGGACGGCGAGGGCGACGGCGCGGACGAGCGGGGCGAGGGCGCGGCGTGA